Sequence from the Fusobacterium periodonticum 1_1_41FAA genome:
CTTCACTTAAAAAATAATTACATATTATATATATTTTTTTTACAAAAAGATATACTAGAAAAGGTGGAAGAAATATAGATAACAAAATAAAGAAATTTGCCATAAGTTTAGCTGCTAAATTACTTTCATTTGAAATAAATAATTTTTTTTCTGTAGTTATAATTTCCCAAATTTCCTTAGGTATTTCTACAACCAAATAAAATTGAATACATTTTATTGAAAAATATATTAAAGCTATTATTGCAATTATTGAGTAAAAATTGAAATGATTTAATTTTATTTCTTTTCTCTCCATTTATTCCTCCAGATTTTTAAAAGTTAAATAGTTCTTACAATACGAAAACCAAAATTTTTATAAGAATAAGTAGCTATAGTTTCACTTCTACTGATGATAAGAGAACTTTTAGCAGAGTAAGCTCCTGAACCACCTTTAATTCTTCTATAAATATTATAAGGCTCAAAAGTTTTATATGTGTATAATTTTCCATTTTCTATGTCACCAATTGTATCATAACACCATTCCCAAATGTTCCCACTACAATCAAAAAGCCCCAATTGATTTGACTTTTTTAAAGCTACATCTTTTATAGAAATATTGGTGTTTTTAAAATCTGAATTGTTAAGATACCAAGCTACTTCATCTATATTATTACTTCCTGAATACTTGCACTCAAAAGTTCCTTGTTCAATCGCTTTTTGTCCGCCTTTAGCAAACCATTCCCATTCTACTTCTGTAGGTAATCTAAACCCTTCAGTATTTTTAAAGTTTGCTTTTTCGGGACTCACTATTTTTTTACCTAATTCTTTTATCATTAATATTTCTTGTTCACTTCTGCTTAAGTCATATACAGGCTCTAAGCCATATTTTTCACTTAATTTATTACAGAATTCTAGTGCTTGCCACCAATTAACAGTTTCAACAGGCTTATATAATGCTTTAACCTCTGAGGGATTATTTTCCATAACTTCTAACCATATTAATTGAGTTGTAGGGTATTTACATACTTCTATATCAAAAACTTCCTTTAATTCATTTGAAAAAGAAGGGATATATTTTCCACCTTTAACTTTTATCATATATTCATCTTCAAAATTTTTTAAATCTATCTCTTTCTTTTCCATTTTTTACCTCATTAAGAATATATTTTTTCTTTTTCTAAAAATGATTTGATTCGTCTTAAAACTCTTCTCGATTCATTTTTCTCCATACTATAAGCAAAATTTAAATTTTCACCTTCAAAAAAACTAAAACTTATAACATAAGATGGCTTATCTTCCAATTTATCTTTAAATAAAATTTTTCTTAATAGAAGTTTATGATATTCTATTATTTCAATTTCTTTTATATTCTCAACTAAAAATATTTTTTTATAACATAGTTCAAAATTTTTTTTAAAATAACTACTTGAGAAAGCTAATTCTTTAAAATTTATAGAAATTCTTTCATACTTATATTCTCTGCACATAAAATTATAAAATAAAAAGACAAAGTGAATTGTAAAGAGTGGAATAAAAAAGAAAAAAGGATTATTATATATAAAAACTGAATAAACTAAAATTATTATACAAAAAGATATAATAGAGTTTTTTCTTAACTCATGTTTACAATTTTTAGTTATTTCTAAACTGTCTATTTTTTCTTTGATTTCTATTTCCATAATCTATTTTCTCCTTATCCATGAGGTAAGCCACGTAATGCAAACATCATTATTGAAAAAAATGGTAGTATTAAAAATAAAAGCCCTAATAAAAAAAATATAAAATGAAAGCCCTTTCTCTTAAAAATCAGTAAGAAGAAATTACTTAATACAAATAAAATATCTATTCCCACAATAATAATATTTGAAGAAAGTATAATGTCATCTTCATGATAACTATCAAAAAAATAGATTAAATTTACTATTAATAATATAATAATACTAGTTGTTATTTTACTTTTTAAATTAAATTTTTCAAACCCTAAGTGTTCATTTATAAATGATAAAACTAAGAAGACAATTAATATTATAGAAATACTAGTTAAAATTATTAGTTCCATTTATTATCCTCCTTTAAAAGAAAATTATATTACACTCAACTTCAAACCAAGGTCCTTCTTCATCTTCACCTTCGATTATATCAAAACTTATTTGACAATCTTCTAAGTTTAGAATGTATGAGTTAGCTTCTTCATCTTTTGAAAAAGTCATCTTCTTATATTTTGTATTTTCAATTCTATCCTTAATATCTTCTCTTTGACTAACAAGTTCAACTAAGTCTTCTTCTAAATCAAAACCTAAATTTATAAAGTTTTCATTAATAGTCTTTAATTTTTTTAATAATTTTTCTTCTAACATATTTTCCTCCAAAGTTTTATATAGTTATTAAATTGTTCTAACAATACGAAATCCAGTATTCAATACCACATAAGCAGCAGTTTCAAAAATTCTATAAAAAGTAGCACAACTTTCAGCTGAATGAAGCCATGAACCTCCTCTAATTCTTCTATATGCACTGGAAGGATCAAAATTAAAATGTAATGATTTTATATTTTCCATTTCTTCTGTGTCATAACACCATTCCCATATATTACCACTACAATCAAAAAGTCCTAACTGATTTGGCTTTTTTAATCCAACATCTTGTAGAGAATAATTAGAATTCTCAACATACCATGCAACTTCATCTATATCATTACTTCCTGAATAGTTATAGTCAAAAGTTCCTTGTTCTATAGCAACTTGTCCACCTCTTGCAAACCATTCCCATTCAATTTCAGTAGCTAATCTAAAACCTTCTGTACTTTTAAAGTTTGCCATTTTAGGATCAACAGTTTTAATAGTTTTTCCTTTTAATTCTCTTATTGCTAATATTCCTTGCTTACTTTTGCTTAGATCGTAGACAGGTTCTAAATCATATTTTTCACTTAACTTGTTACAAAATTCTAATGCTTTCCACCAAGTGGTATTCTCAGCAGGTTTATTATTTCTCTCAGTTTCTAAAGAAATCTCTCCCATTATATCCAACCACATCTTTTTTGTTACAGGATATTTACATAC
This genomic interval carries:
- a CDS encoding formylglycine-generating enzyme family protein codes for the protein MEKKEIDLKNFEDEYMIKVKGGKYIPSFSNELKEVFDIEVCKYPTTQLIWLEVMENNPSEVKALYKPVETVNWWQALEFCNKLSEKYGLEPVYDLSRSEQEILMIKELGKKIVSPEKANFKNTEGFRLPTEVEWEWFAKGGQKAIEQGTFECKYSGSNNIDEVAWYLNNSDFKNTNISIKDVALKKSNQLGLFDCSGNIWEWCYDTIGDIENGKLYTYKTFEPYNIYRRIKGGSGAYSAKSSLIISRSETIATYSYKNFGFRIVRTI
- a CDS encoding formylglycine-generating enzyme family protein, which translates into the protein MELQKFKDEYMVKVKGGIYKPSFEDKEKVVFDIEVCKYPVTKKMWLDIMGEISLETERNNKPAENTTWWKALEFCNKLSEKYDLEPVYDLSKSKQGILAIRELKGKTIKTVDPKMANFKSTEGFRLATEIEWEWFARGGQVAIEQGTFDYNYSGSNDIDEVAWYVENSNYSLQDVGLKKPNQLGLFDCSGNIWEWCYDTEEMENIKSLHFNFDPSSAYRRIRGGSWLHSAESCATFYRIFETAAYVVLNTGFRIVRTI